The Pedosphaera parvula Ellin514 genomic interval ACGCTTGCCCATGCGGCCCGGGTGGACGAAGCGAACCAGAACAGCCGTTTGCTCCCCGTCATCAAAGCCCTCCGCACAGCCAACATCCTGGCCTCCGTCGAGACATATCAACCCGCGGTGACTCGCGCCTGTCTTGAAGCCGGTGCCAACATCCTGAACCTCACCGGAACCGACCGCAGTGACGAACTCTTTCGCATGGTTGCAGACCACGATGCCGCAGTCATCATTTGTTATGTGCAAGGCAAAAACGTTCGCGAGGTGAGTGACTTTGACTTTAGCGCTGACCCAACTGCGATGATGAAGGACTACTTCGCCCGTCAAATTGAAGTCGCCACCCGCAACGGCGTTGAAAAAATCTTCATTGATCCGGGCCTGGGATTCTATTACCGCAATCTCCAGGACAGCTCCGTCCGCGTGCGGCATCAGATGACCACTTTCCTGAATACCTTCCGCTTGCGCGAACTGGGCTTCCCCACCTGCCATGCCCTGCCCCATGCGTTTGAATACTTTGGTGATGAAGTCCGTTGCGCGGAACCTTTCTTTGCCGTATTGGCCGCCCTGGGCAAAACCGACCTCTTCCGCACCCACGAAGTCCCCCGCATCAAGGCCGTGCTCGATACCTTGAATGTCTTTTAATGCTTAAGCTCCCTGGCTAAAGCTTCCGACAGAGGAATACCCCTTCCTCCTCCGAATTAGCCACCCATTGTTCTTCAACTTCGATTCCGACCTGCCCGAGCAGTTTTTTCACTCGCTCCGGCGTATGCCGATACGAGAAGAACAACCTGATTGCCTCCCCTTGCTTGAACACAAACCTTTCCTGGTCCAAACCCACCTCGCGATCCCGATTGAAATGAAAGTAAGCCGCCACCCTCTTCAGGCCCGAGCCTGCAGGATCATCTTCGATCGTAAACTTCAATTCGCCATCCGTGCGTTCCACCCCCAAATCCAGTAAAAAGGTGATCAACCATTCTCGGGTCAATTCATTGTCATACAACGGAAGGATCTTCCGCACTCCCGCCAGATAATCGCTCCCTGGAGCCAAATTCGCGCTGAACAGTAGCCAATCCTTGGGTCTGAGCACTGCCGCCAGTCTGGGTAGGATGCTTCCCGGCTCAAAGTTGGGCACCATGCCGAAGAAAGTTATCAACCGGGCATCCTCTGCTTTACCCTGCTGGTCAATCACTTCCGCCAGATCGGTTGCTGAAGCCAGGTCACAAACGAGTGGATAACATTTCGTCTGTGGAACCACCGCCACGGCCGTTTCACGTGCGACCAAGACCATGGCGCTGCTCACATCGGAAGGGGTGTAGGAGACCAATTTCCCATTTTCCGTGAGTAAGCGCAGGAGCCTTGTGTCTTTTTGCCCACCGCCGCAGCCCAATCCAATCAAATGTACCGCCGCCTGATCGATATGTCTGGCTGCCCCCTCAAAGCTCAAATCGTAGGTAGCCGCACAATTATCGTCCGTCCTCGAAGGCGAATAAGCCTGGTGCAGTGCCAACCATTTCTGGGTCTGCTTCACGCTGTCATAATGAAATTTGTGGTTAACCCGGCGTGTGCGGATCGACTCCTCCAGATCCCGTCGCACCTGCTCAGGAAATTGGCTGGAGTGAATGGCTACATGAACAACGGATGACATGAATCATTCTTGCGGCAAACCACTCTGTAAAACAAGCCTCCGCACCCGGTCAGGCAGGCCCGGACTCCATCGAGGCAATTATAAAGATTAAGCTCTCCTTTCGTTGACTTGATATGACGTA includes:
- a CDS encoding L-histidine N(alpha)-methyltransferase — protein: MSSVVHVAIHSSQFPEQVRRDLEESIRTRRVNHKFHYDSVKQTQKWLALHQAYSPSRTDDNCAATYDLSFEGAARHIDQAAVHLIGLGCGGGQKDTRLLRLLTENGKLVSYTPSDVSSAMVLVARETAVAVVPQTKCYPLVCDLASATDLAEVIDQQGKAEDARLITFFGMVPNFEPGSILPRLAAVLRPKDWLLFSANLAPGSDYLAGVRKILPLYDNELTREWLITFLLDLGVERTDGELKFTIEDDPAGSGLKRVAAYFHFNRDREVGLDQERFVFKQGEAIRLFFSYRHTPERVKKLLGQVGIEVEEQWVANSEEEGVFLCRKL
- a CDS encoding dihydropteroate synthase — its product is MLTLEKLAQLVDQNRSATRAQVKEFSIGGQPFSFNSQPAIMGVINLSPDSWYRESVCLSAESAIQRGKVLHAQGAQIIDIGAESTLAHAARVDEANQNSRLLPVIKALRTANILASVETYQPAVTRACLEAGANILNLTGTDRSDELFRMVADHDAAVIICYVQGKNVREVSDFDFSADPTAMMKDYFARQIEVATRNGVEKIFIDPGLGFYYRNLQDSSVRVRHQMTTFLNTFRLRELGFPTCHALPHAFEYFGDEVRCAEPFFAVLAALGKTDLFRTHEVPRIKAVLDTLNVF